A single window of Triplophysa rosa linkage group LG20, Trosa_1v2, whole genome shotgun sequence DNA harbors:
- the LOC130571656 gene encoding somatostatin receptor type 2, translating to MVNITSELNNHSSSGPNDVERVLVPIIDTFILVTGLVGHILVLVIISRTMRQGQPNGGRMGGIQETNANGTDVLLLSLSVADLLLLSCLPYHTVAIATRHWPFGSFMCKSVSFLGAMCTSASAFTLSALAFGRYIIVVHPSKAYRWRREGRLKIIAGVLWIPAIVLAAPQFAWRALISPDVHQTREDMACFNFLSDKGQLAYGVCHFLLAFAFPLGIIVIAYTKIYCFLRNTRQGRTSPTDRLEQYHVKVTQTSALLVLAFALCWLPSYGLMFAQISQGDAVVGPVPRFGPFATFARIMATSSTVVNPILYVFMSDKFRKELINLGQECCGNRDL from the coding sequence ATGGTTAACATCACAAGCGAATTGAACAACCATTCCAGTTCCGGACCGAATGATGTTGAGCGAGTGTTGGTGCCCATAATTGACACCTTCATCCTCGTGACCGGGTTGGTGGGACACATCCTGGTTCTCGTCATCATCTCTCGTACCATGCGCCAAGGACAGCCCAATGGAGGCCGGATGGGAGGAATACAAGAAACGAACGCAAATGGAACAGATGTTCTTCTTCTGTCATTAAGTGTGGCCGACCTTCTTCTTCTCTCCTGCCTTCCCTATCACACGGTTGCCATCGCGACCCGTCACTGGCCCTTTGGCAGCTTCATGTGTAAATCTGTGAGCTTCCTGGGTGCCATGTGTACCTCTGCGAGCGCCTTTACGCTGTCTGCTTTGGCGTTCGGGCGGTACATCATAGTGGTCCATCCGTCAAAAGCGTATCGATGGCGCAGAGAAGGCCGCTTGAAAATAATCGCAGGTGTTTTGTGGATACCTGCTATTGTCCTGGCAGCGCCTCAGTTTGCTTGGCGAGCGCTGATTTCGCCTGACGTTCATCAAACCCGGGAGGACATGGCGTGTTTTAATTTCCTATCCGACAAAGGCCAATTGGCATATGGAGTGTGTCATTTCTTGCTGGCTTTTGCCTTTCCGCTTGGTATCATTGTAATAGCGTATACAAAGATCTACTGTTTCCTCCGAAACACCAGACAGGGCCGAACGAGCCCGACTGACCGCTTGGAACAGTATCACGTCAAGGTAACCCAAACGTCGGCTTTGTTAGTGCTGGCGTTTGCATTGTGCTGGCTGCCTTCGTACGGTTTGATGTTTGCTCAGATAAGTCAGGGTGATGCTGTGGTTGGTCCTGTACCTCGTTTTGGACCTTTTGCTACCTTCGCTCGCATCATGGCAACCTCGTCAACTGTGGTTAATCCCattctgtatgtttttatgtCGGACAAATTCAGAAAGGAACTAATAAATCTGGGTCAAGAATGCTGTGGAAATAGAGATCTGTAA